A segment of the Nitrosopumilus sp. genome:
GAAATTGGAAATTATCCCGTAATGGAATCGGCACTTGACGTACTAACTATCTTGGGTAAAAACAACAAAGTGTTTCTGCACTCTCGAGGAAATTCCATTCCAAACGCCGTGGCCGTTGCAAATATCATAACTGAAAAAATGATGAATGGCAATTCCAAAGTTGAAAAAATCACTCTTGATACAGTAGAAGCTGCAGGAATAGGCGATATGACCTCTACAATAGAAATTATCTTAACTAAAATTTAGTAGACGCTTCCGGGACCTTTGAGGAGCATGTTTTCGCATTCCTTGCAAACTTGCTCGTCTATGTTTGATTCCAAATTGTGATGTATTTCACAAATCAGCAAACTTGATTTGATATAGTTGCAAAGTCCGATGAATTTTGAAAGACTGGATGGCGTATATGCCCTGTCAGAGGAAAGACCTTCGCTTAACTCATCAATCATTGCAGACACTTGCTTTTCTGCCAAAAGTTTGGCAATCAAAGACGGATCGCCTCTAGTGCCGCGAATGTAATTGCTAATTGCAGCTTGAGTAACTCCGAGCATCTTGGAAATTTCATCCTCGCGAATATCATGATCTTCTGCAAGCTTTTTTGCAAGAATAGCTCGCAATGCAGGAATCAGTGTCTTTGATTCTATTTCTGCAGGAAGTAGCATTAATTCCCAAGCGTCCTATAATGAATTTAAAGTTTGCAATATTGATGAAGATCATCTGTAACTGCCATTAGGCATAGCTATTTTAATTTCAAAATCATGTCTATAGCGTTGGATGAGTTTTCAAAAAATCTTTATGCTGTCTTGGAAGAATCTTGCAATTCATCAAAATCAAATTTGATCTCATTGTCTGGGGGATTAGACAGCTCTGTCATTGCATATTTTTTCAGACAAAGAAAACCAAAAGCAGTGGCAGTAATTGCAGATGACTTTGTCTCTACGGACTTGACGTACTGTCAGATGATCTCAAAGGAAATGAAATTGCCTCTTACAATCTTTAACGTAAAAACTGATTTAATCCTTGAAGCGATAGAGAAAACAATCGGCATTTTACAAAATTTCAACGACATAGAAATTCGAAACAACGTTGTGATGTATTTGGCAATAAAATGGGCAAAAGACAATGGTGAGAAATCAATCATTACTGGAGATGGGGCTGACGAGCTGTTTGCAGGATACAGCTTTCTGATAAGCAAGTCTGAAGGTGAGCTGGAAAAAGAAATTAAAAGAATCTGCTCAATAATGCATTTTCCCACTCAAAAAATAGGAAAAGCGTTAGGGATAGGCATAGAATCGCCTTTTTTGAATGAAAAAGTGATGAATCTGGCCAATGAAATCCCAGTAAATCTAAAAGTTGCAAACGAGAATGGCAAAAGACATGGAAAATGGATTGTCCGAAAGACGTTTGAGCGTCATATTCCAAAACAAATCACATGGCGGGAAAAATCCCCCATGCAGGACGGCTCTGGAACTGCCGGACTTACTTCCATGTTTGAATCCATCGTACCTGAAGAAAGGTTCGTTGAAAAAAAACTGACGGTTGAAAAGGATGACGGGGTTGTAATAAGGAACAGGGAATCCATGTACTATTATGAAATTTTTAAACGCCTGTTTGGTTCTCCAGTCGATGCCAAAGCAGAATATGCATGCCCATACTGTAAACACGATGTTGGTCGATCAAAGTTTTGTAGAATGTGTGGGGCTTTTCCTATCTAGATGTTCTTTTTGTATTTGCGCGGTTTTTTGAGAAATATTCTCCTGCATCCGTCACAGCAAAAATATATTTTCTTTCCGTCGTGATCATGAATAAGCGCCAACTCCTCGTCTAGTTCAATTCCGCATACGGGATCAACTGGCATGATTTCCACACTTTGTGTTTTCTATTTATACATTCAGCTGTGGGTTTTTTGATGATGATTGTCTGTAATACTTTTTTGTGATGATATTTCTTGTAAAAGTTGAAATACTTTTGATGAACATTCTCGAAAAAAATTATGAATTATAAATAATGATCTTTTCTTATACTGTAGATAAAACACATCTTGTATTTTCGTTGAAATCAGTGCGTGTAAATGTGATTTTATTTTAAAATCTTATATTGCAAAATTATGTTTGGTCAGCACTGAATTATCTCAAGAATCTTTTTTGGAAGGGAGCCATAATCTGTATCCGGTTCTGAAACGACATACAAAATATCTTCATTAATTATGACACTGATTGCAAGTGCACGTTTACGGGAAGCCATGGCAAAATTTACCTGGCCAAGCTGCTTGTCGAACTCTTTTCTCATCTTCACGCGCAACGCAAGTTCCATGAAGATCATTTCATCATCTTTTTCACTTTCTAACGGTTCGACATTCGCCTTCATTCCTCCTGCTATCAGGCGTCCTTGTTCGCTAATCACACCTGCAAATCTAATCTTTGGGTCGACAGAATAGATAGAATCACATATTTTTGAATAGTCATAAGTTTTCTCAGACAAACTACTGAGTCACTCTAAATATTACTCATTTATTATCTTTCTATGTCATACTGCGTCTGTAAATTGAAATTTCTATGATGTGAGTTTTTTGACCAATGCGAGAAATTCTGATTCGGAGAATGGGGGCACTTTCATTATTTCAAGATTTTCTGAAACATGCTCTGCAGACTTTTGTCCCACCAATGGGGCCAAGACTCCCGGTGATGACCGAATAAATTGCAAAGCTCGCTGAGACGGTTTGGAGTCGTTGAATTCCGGCATTGTACCTGGAGTTAGCATCCTGCCCTGCATGAAAGGAACGCTGGTGAAAACACCTATTCCCAATCTTACGGATGCCTCCAAAATGGAAACCTGTTCGGCTCCAAGCGTTTGGTTTTTTGCAAGTAGGGCCTGATCATAATTCATGTTGTAGGGCAGCTGGATAAATCTAAATCCGTGATTTTCACCTCCCACACTTTTTGCAATGTTTACCGTCTCTTCAAGTGACAGGTATTGCGGATTATCTTTTGTGACTCTGAAACATTCCCAAGTCGCCATGCCGTAAAATTTAATTTTTCCCTCCTGACGTTTTTGCTCATACAATTTGAAAACTGATTTTAAATTCTCGATAAATTTCTCCTTGGAGACATCTTTAATTTGTCCTTCAATACCGTTGTGGAGATACATCAGGTCAATACATTCCAATCCGAGGTTATTCAAGCTACGGTCCAACTGATCAGAAAGATACGCAGTGGTCATACAGTGGTAACCTGACGTCACATCACCCTCTTGTATAATTCCCTTTTGAGAATATTCTTCTTTTACATATTCCCAAAAGCCTAGCGCGACATCTGCATCGTTTGTAACGTATCCGTTTTTGGAGCTTACAAATATCTGATCACGTGTGATTTTACCCTCTTGGATTAATTCTGAAATTGCCTTGCCTACAGAACGTTCTGCCTTTTGAGCTCTATAGTTTATCGCAGTGTCAATTACGTTAATTCCTGACTGAACTGATTGTTTTACTGCATTGGTTACCAATTCGTCTGTTTTGGCGTCTGGTTCCCCTAGATAAGTTCCAATTCCAACATTTGACATGTGAAGACTTTCAAATTCTGTAAAATTTTCTTGATTCATGCCTGAATTCTCGGCAAATTTTTTGGTTCCGTTTGTAGTCCCAAACCCTGATATCATAAAAAACGTGATCAATCGCTAAATTTATGTCTACAATTTAGCCTTCTGAATATTGCTATTTGCTACATGTGTTCTTAATTTGAAAAAAAAAAAACGACCAATCATGACTTGATTTCCGATTAGAATTCAGTCAGGTTGGCCTTGTAGGTCTTACAACCAATTTGGTTAAGATATTCAGGTTATAATGTAATTTGGTACAATCTCAAAACATGTAGATTATGATGGACATACAAATCCTGTAAAAATTGGGAATGAAATCCTAATATGTCACTAGCGATATCACTAGTGATATAAGAATATGATTCAAAACTTACAATTAAAGTCATTTTTGGATGAGTTGGTATCTGAACTAATCACAGAATATCCTGGTGAAATTGTATCTTTTGTGTTATTTGGTTCTGCCACAACTGGAGAATGGCTACGTGGAAAATCTGATATTGACTGTGTGGTGATAATCAAGAACAAAAAATTTAATGATGAAATTGAACGATATCTTACTCGGCTCTTATTTGTCTTGGATGTCAAACATGATCTAAAATTGTCAGATACCTGCACGTCATATAAAAAAACTGACAGTCTTGTGCTGGATCTAATCTTTAAGGCTGAAAATGGGATGATGTTCGGACAGCCATTTTACGTAGTGGCTCAAGATCAACTTGACCTGCAGGAATTTAAAATTAAAAAAGATCTTAAAACCAAACTTGGTTCGAGAACTCTGGCATCGTTTGGATTGTTTTTGCAGAGAATCAAAGATACGGGTATCATACTGTATGGAAAAGACATTCGAAAAGAAATTCCAAAAACAGTTCCTCGAATCGAGAAAGTAAAGGCGTCATTTAATGCGATGCTGCTTTTGATGATGAGTTTCATAATATTCCCATACAGTCCAAAATCCGCATTCTCTCATGCCGTAAAGGCAAATTTTTGGGCCTGTGATGACGTGTTATTTGCAATGGATAAACCGCTGTCTGCTACAAAACAAGAAGTAAAAGAAATTTGCTCTATTTTTGAAAAATCTGAAATTGATTCAGAACATTTGCTGTTATCGCTGGAGCATAAAAAATCAGGAGATGTCCGAAACGTGAAGAAAAGATTCGTCTTTGGATATATGCTGAAAAGTACAAAGTTTGTTTATGGATTGTATGCTGTAACCCTGAGAAAATTATTTCGTATTGGTTATTTTGGGAGATTTTGAACAATATGAGCATGGAAAGATCATTCAAGATCACACTGGTTGTAATTGGCGGCTTTTCTTTAGCTGCTGTTGAAATGGCCCTGCTTACCGTATTTGTAGGCGTCATCTGACTATGTTATACGAGAAATGAAACTATTACTTATCAAAGATGTCGGACGTAAATGCCAATGGCAAGTAAATTAAACTGTGATGAATGACATGATCTTGGCAGAATGTATTTACGACTTGGAATAGACTCTGTAAGATATTTGGTCATAAATTTGACTTTGTAAATCGAGAAACGCCTTATGACAACGGCCATCACCCGCACTTTGTTGAGGAATGTTAACGATGCAACGGAAAGAGACGACATGACTTTCTATGAGATGTGACAAGCCCGGTCTGGTATGGTAAAAGATCAGAAGATTCTGTAACTGACAGGGATGTACATGCTTCTGGAAGAATATCTTGTAAGGTGTGCCATAACAAGTTTGATGAATCTACTGATGAAACCTGTCAACTGTTTCATTTTGGAACGTGTCACGATTGTGAGTCAAAGAATCACAAATGAATATTGATGAACTAAAAAATCTAATCTTAGAAATTGTTTAGACTAAATTAATAATCCATGAATTTATGAACATATTGTAGAATCGCAATGACGGAAGAAAACAGTAGTACCCTGGAAGAGATCAAAGAGCAGCAAGATGAATTGACCGCAATGAGAAGCCAATACGTTTTAGAACTGTCATTGAATCCCTCGCCTGCAAAGGCATTACGTCTGAATGAACTGATTTCAGAAATTGACGTTGCGTTGGAAGTTGCCATTAAGGTAATGGCTGAGGTTGGCAAAGAGTGATGAATGTAAAATCCTCAGAATGTGCAACAGGATATCCTGATGGTTCCAAATCAGAGTAATTATCGCATTAACAAGTGGATGATTGTTATTTTTGGATTGGCAATAATGGTCTCTGTGATAATATTCTATTTGCCAAACGGTCCTTTGAATACACATATTCCGTTTTACGAGCAAATGGATTGTAAAAGTCTCGGCAATCTTATCTTAGACCAAGGATCTTTTGATGAAATGTTGCGATACTATGAAAAAACGTGTACTGGTGATACTTTACATGCACTGATCTTTGGAAAATGACAACCTCCTATCCATGACAACTAAAAATACGGATCATTTGGGATGTAAACATGGTTAAAAAGGAACTTTGTGAGCATGTTTTGAAATGAAAATTAGTTTTAAAATTCAAATGATCATGTTTGTAGCCGTTGTAATTGGAGATGTTTCTACAATGTGTGGAGGAATTGCTAAAACTGACTGTCAAGACTTCTTCTTGAATAACTGACATTCGAAAATACATTTTAAACATAAAGGAAGTAAAATGGATAAAAAATCAGACTCGCCCCGGATACGAACCATGCATAAATGTGGGATTTGTAACTTTTCCTCAAAGAAACATGGTCCGCTTGTATTGCACTGCAAAGAAGAACATGACCTCGAATTATAGAATGAAAAAACAACCAAAAATTATTGAATAATATGAGTCTGAATAGGTAACATGGAAAAGTCAACCAAGAAAAAAGCAGTCGTTACTGGATTTGCAATATTTGTATTCGCATTCGTCATTTATCCTATTCTGATCTTCCTTGCGTAATTGGACTGATAATTTTTAAAAAACTAAGATGCTGGGTGATGAAAACAAGAATCACTGTCCTAGTTGTCTTGAGAAAAAAATGGATGGCGATAAAATATCTAGTATCAACATTAAATGAACAAAAAAGAAACGATCTTGATGCCAAGAATTGTCATCTGTTCAAATGCATCGTATCTGTTGACTTTGGAATCATGATTGTGGGTGCCAAAACGGTCATTTGGATTCATCAAAAGGGAAATCCCTAGTAGATTTACAAAAGATAATTTTTGAGATACTTTTAGAATGACCTGAAATATTCATGAATCAATATGATTCGATAACAGATGCATTGAAGCGACAACAACAACGTATCAAAAATATGGGCGATCTGGGATGACCGATCATTTAAGCAATTAACGTCTTGAGTAAATTACTGGCATATGGCAGACATGGTAAAAGAACTAGAAAGTTTTTTCAGTGTATTGGACTGGTTGCACGTCCAAGGGCCTTACATGGTTGAATTAGTATTCACTTTGACGTTGTCAGGATTTGTATTGTCGATGTATGTTGTCATGAGTGTAAAGAAAAGAAAGAGCAAGAATGTGGGATGATTTTTATGCTTATTCATGCAGGTATTGAGATTGAACTGGTTAAGGAAATCTGTCAATACATTGTGGCTGATAATTACCTGCAGGATAAGGCAAAATTGGGATGTAGTGATTAGTAGCAATGATGAGTAATGATACATCGAACTAATCCGAGAAATTCTGGATCATGGAATTCTTACTCGAACGTGCAATAGGATCTGAAGAAGTGAAATGATGCGTGATAATTGCATTAGAACTTAAGATCAATAACGATTAATTTTTGATGACAGGTCTAACATTGCTATGTCCTGCTTTGAAATGCTATTTAGCCAAAGCGAATGATTTGCATGAACAAATCATTCGTATTGATTATATGCAAAAATGAGATGATTAAATTATGCAATGGTGCGACAACAATACTTGTTTATCGTTTACCGAACCAGACCCGGGAAATTAATGCGTCTACCTGCCATAGGAATCATTCTTGGCATCATTGCATTTCACTATCATCTTTAAGGAATCACAGTCCGATTAGCAAGCCCACTACAAACAATGCGCCTGATATTCTGCCAAACATCAGAGTGGATGACATGTACGGTACGAGATCTTCTATGGTGTCGTAATTTTTGCGCAATCCAATTCCTGATTTTATCATCAATGGTAAGCTGAGAAATACAATCAGAGAAAACACCGGAAACAGGTTTGCTGATACGCCGACTACTATGGCAGAATATGACACGATGGGAAAAATCCAAAACAGTTTTGCAGCATTTTCTTTTCCTGCGGCAATGACCAATGTCTTTCTTCCCTTGGATTTATCCGCATCATGATCCGGAAAGGATGCAATGAAAAGTACAAGCGATGACAAAGAGCCGACAACTATGCCTGCCAGGATTGACTCGACGTATACTTCGCCAGACTGAATGAAGAAAGTCCCAATTACTATCATACATCCCTTTACTGCCACAAAAAATTCCCCGAGACCCGAATCAACAATTTTTGTAGAGTAAAAGTAAATTGACAAGATTGCAAATCCCAATATGACTGCGATGATAATGCCGTCAGTGATTACAAAATACCCTCCAATTGCAGAACCTATTATCAAAAATGCTACTCCTGCACGGTATACCGAAGACGGCTTGAGCAACCCTTCCGGCAGCACGCCTGTACCTCCACTCATCTTGGTTCTGGTGGTCTTGATGTCTATGCCTCTTTTAAAGTCCCAAAAATCATTTAGCAAATCAACGCTTGCATGCAGTGCCATCACTCCTGCAAACGTCAATGCTGCATCCATGAGTTCTATGGATGAATTCTGCCACCAGTTCAGTGCAAGGGCTACTGATACTGCAATGACTGATGCAAGTAGAAATCTAACCCTGATAACTCTGAGCCATACTGATAACATCAAGTAGAGTGCCAGTTTTTCAGTATAATATTCATGAGTTTTAGATCTTAGGCCGATTGTTTATATCAAAATTATGATAAACACGCATCATGATAATAGGTAAAATTTCAGAGAATGGTGAGAATATTAGATTTAGCATTGACATTCATTGCACCAGTTGCAATAAACAAGTTCCAGGAGGGATGAAAACTGGAAAAAAATACTATCAAACCAAAGAGTTTGAAACAGAATTAGAAGAATTTTTAAAAAATTACCTTTGTGGTATTTGTAGAGATAAAAAAAGACAAAGCGTTAGGTAATTAAAAAATAAGTAAAGACCTTTTGTTCTGAATTTTTTGATACTGCCTTGTTTCTTATTTTTTGCAATGCAATGTAGCATGTTTTTGAAGCATTGGTTACTTTGGCCGTGATCTTTCTTTGTGTGCCTCTAAATTCGTAAAATTTTACCTTGTCTACAATGCATCATTTTTTACTTCATATTTGGAATTTGTATTTTATGTCAATTTACATTGCATAAACAGTTTTTTACAACTAGTTGTCGCGATGCGCGACTTATTCAACAGTATGTTCTGTGCAAAGAATTGTCGGAATGATGTATGAATCCTGCATCATTTTTTTATTATCGTTCCAATGACTTTTCTATCTCGTCTCTCGTCATTGTTCCTAACTTGATTGGAATGGTGCCGCTCCATGGAACATATTCCCATTTCCACAAATCATGATTATTGTCGTGTGGTGCTAGTGCATGATTTGACGTATTGACAAAAATGACTGGATGATTTGTATCCTGAAAATAGTATTTTGCAGGAAGGTCCATTTCATTATGCACAGTATCCTCAAACAAGTTACTTTTTCCACTGTAGATGTTTCCAAAGAAAAACTGGTTGTCCTTGAAGGAGAACGTCTCAATATCCATGGTTCTTTTGTACTTGAGTAGCCGAATGTATCGATAAATCCCATCTAAAATTCCATGCTTTCTTAGAACTTCATCTTGAAAAACTAGTGACATCTCAAAA
Coding sequences within it:
- a CDS encoding DNA-binding protein, translating into MLMEEITESRGQEQTEKSDDTKIEIGNYPVMESALDVLTILGKNNKVFLHSRGNSIPNAVAVANIITEKMMNGNSKVEKITLDTVEAAGIGDMTSTIEIILTKI
- a CDS encoding transcriptional regulator, which translates into the protein MLLPAEIESKTLIPALRAILAKKLAEDHDIREDEISKMLGVTQAAISNYIRGTRGDPSLIAKLLAEKQVSAMIDELSEGLSSDRAYTPSSLSKFIGLCNYIKSSLLICEIHHNLESNIDEQVCKECENMLLKGPGSVY
- a CDS encoding asparagine synthase; translation: MDEFSKNLYAVLEESCNSSKSNLISLSGGLDSSVIAYFFRQRKPKAVAVIADDFVSTDLTYCQMISKEMKLPLTIFNVKTDLILEAIEKTIGILQNFNDIEIRNNVVMYLAIKWAKDNGEKSIITGDGADELFAGYSFLISKSEGELEKEIKRICSIMHFPTQKIGKALGIGIESPFLNEKVMNLANEIPVNLKVANENGKRHGKWIVRKTFERHIPKQITWREKSPMQDGSGTAGLTSMFESIVPEERFVEKKLTVEKDDGVVIRNRESMYYYEIFKRLFGSPVDAKAEYACPYCKHDVGRSKFCRMCGAFPI
- a CDS encoding YHS domain-containing protein yields the protein MPVDPVCGIELDEELALIHDHDGKKIYFCCDGCRRIFLKKPRKYKKNI
- a CDS encoding aldo/keto reductase, translating into MISGFGTTNGTKKFAENSGMNQENFTEFESLHMSNVGIGTYLGEPDAKTDELVTNAVKQSVQSGINVIDTAINYRAQKAERSVGKAISELIQEGKITRDQIFVSSKNGYVTNDADVALGFWEYVKEEYSQKGIIQEGDVTSGYHCMTTAYLSDQLDRSLNNLGLECIDLMYLHNGIEGQIKDVSKEKFIENLKSVFKLYEQKRQEGKIKFYGMATWECFRVTKDNPQYLSLEETVNIAKSVGGENHGFRFIQLPYNMNYDQALLAKNQTLGAEQVSILEASVRLGIGVFTSVPFMQGRMLTPGTMPEFNDSKPSQRALQFIRSSPGVLAPLVGQKSAEHVSENLEIMKVPPFSESEFLALVKKLTS
- a CDS encoding nucleotidyltransferase domain-containing protein codes for the protein MIQNLQLKSFLDELVSELITEYPGEIVSFVLFGSATTGEWLRGKSDIDCVVIIKNKKFNDEIERYLTRLLFVLDVKHDLKLSDTCTSYKKTDSLVLDLIFKAENGMMFGQPFYVVAQDQLDLQEFKIKKDLKTKLGSRTLASFGLFLQRIKDTGIILYGKDIRKEIPKTVPRIEKVKASFNAMLLLMMSFIIFPYSPKSAFSHAVKANFWACDDVLFAMDKPLSATKQEVKEICSIFEKSEIDSEHLLLSLEHKKSGDVRNVKKRFVFGYMLKSTKFVYGLYAVTLRKLFRIGYFGRF
- a CDS encoding prenyltransferase translates to MLSVWLRVIRVRFLLASVIAVSVALALNWWQNSSIELMDAALTFAGVMALHASVDLLNDFWDFKRGIDIKTTRTKMSGGTGVLPEGLLKPSSVYRAGVAFLIIGSAIGGYFVITDGIIIAVILGFAILSIYFYSTKIVDSGLGEFFVAVKGCMIVIGTFFIQSGEVYVESILAGIVVGSLSSLVLFIASFPDHDADKSKGRKTLVIAAGKENAAKLFWIFPIVSYSAIVVGVSANLFPVFSLIVFLSLPLMIKSGIGLRKNYDTIEDLVPYMSSTLMFGRISGALFVVGLLIGL